The genomic DNA ATGATGCAGGAGAAGCGCGGCATGATGAAGAAGTGGAACATGTGGCTGATCTTCGCCACCTTCATGCTCGCCATCCTGGGAACATTCCTCACGCGCTCGGGCGTGGTCAGCTCGGTGCATGCGTTCGCGCAGTCCTCGATCGGTACGTGGTTCCTCGTCTTCCTCGGCATCACCTTCGCGGTCTGCCTGTTCTTCTTCTTCAAGAACACCGCGTACCTGCAGTCGGAGCACCACCTCGAAGCCCTGGCCTCGCGCGAGTCGAGCTTCCTGTTCAACAACGTCATCTTCCTGGTGGCCTGCTTCACCGTGCTCTGGGGAACGCTCTTCCCCATCCTCTCCGAGTGGGTGCAGGGGACGAAGGTCACCGTGGGCCCGCCATTCTTCAACCGCGTGATGATCCCCGTGGGATTGCTGCTGCTCATCCTGACCGGCGTCGGTCCGCTGCTGGCTTGGCGCAAGACTTCGCTGGGCAGCCTGAAGCGGAACTTCACCGTGCCCATCGTCGTCGGACTCGCCGCCGGTATCGTGATGATCGCGACGCGCTGGGTCTCGCCGTGGGCCTCGCTAAGCGAGCTCTACTCGTGGTCCACCATCGTCCTCGCGGTGATGGTCGCGGTGACGATCTTCTCCGAGTTCGCGCGTGGCGCGCGCGTGATCGCCGGGCACACCGGACAGAACCTTGCCGCCGCCATGGTGCAGCTCACCCGCCGCAACACGCGGCGGTATGGCGGATACCTCGTCCATTTCGGCGTCGTGTTGATCATGATCGGTTTCGCCGGCGCCGCCTTCAACCAGGAGCGCGAGCAGGAGATGGGACTGGGCGACACGATGCAGCTCGGCCGCTACCAACTCGTCGGCAAGACGTTCACGCAAGACGACAACGCCAACTACTCGAGCAACGCTGCCATCCTCGACGTCTATGAGAATGGCAAGTTCGCCGGCACCATGTATCCGGAGAAGCGGCTTTACAAGGCCAATGGAGAACCGGGGACCATCGTCGCCAATCGCTCCACGCTGCGCGACGATCTCTACCTCGTCTTCGCCGGCATCAATGGCGACAACACCAAGCCCATCATCAAGGCATACCTGAATCCGCTGGTCGCATGGATCTGGCTGGGCGTGCTGGTGGTTGTGTTCGGCACGCTGGTAGCGCTCGTCCCTAACCTGCAGGCGGCTGCGGTGC from Acidobacteriota bacterium includes the following:
- a CDS encoding heme lyase CcmF/NrfE family subunit, whose product is MAVFGTFALLIALALSGYALFAGLLALVFHRRQSAALSETARRAGIAVFLCVTAAAFALIYAAFTNDFTMEYVRQHSNRALPGIYKFSALWSGQEGSLLLWAWLLAGYGFVLRVRHKVDPKLVAFASVVLAGIQVFFLLLLNFAARPFALATRAVEDGNGLNPLLQYPEMVIHPPMLYLGYVGFSVPFAFALGALAMRYPGEKWIHITRRWTMVTWGFLTLGVFLGMHWAYSVLGWGGYWGWDPVENASILPWFTGTAFLHSVMMQEKRGMMKKWNMWLIFATFMLAILGTFLTRSGVVSSVHAFAQSSIGTWFLVFLGITFAVCLFFFFKNTAYLQSEHHLEALASRESSFLFNNVIFLVACFTVLWGTLFPILSEWVQGTKVTVGPPFFNRVMIPVGLLLLILTGVGPLLAWRKTSLGSLKRNFTVPIVVGLAAGIVMIATRWVSPWASLSELYSWSTIVLAVMVAVTIFSEFARGARVIAGHTGQNLAAAMVQLTRRNTRRYGGYLVHFGVVLIMIGFAGAAFNQEREQEMGLGDTMQLGRYQLVGKTFTQDDNANYSSNAAILDVYENGKFAGTMYPEKRLYKANGEPGTIVANRSTLRDDLYLVFAGINGDNTKPIIKAYLNPLVAWIWLGVLVVVFGTLVALVPNLQAAAVRQRVAAPEAVPAEAGD